A DNA window from bacterium contains the following coding sequences:
- a CDS encoding HD domain-containing phosphohydrolase, protein MASRETGTSGRGLPAALQFLNNPLPMWVYDLQTLRILAVNTAAANLYGYSRDEIAGKRVTDLWATGPAIKAAPDAGSEPAQPVSVTRRHRRRDGTLIDVHVLAQPMEFRDRAAVLVVAQDVTVLKQAADAAAEAAAERLDTVGTFIALSKDFQAARTAEAAYAALAAHAMILANATHASLALLSADGQTLSIAHSTGAPLSWLDPAVPDVKGRLGRVIQTGRAFAGTLLSTEPQASSVDDGVYKGLRPLAIVPLGSGDRAIGALIVARAGGMDSTPFAAPEVHLLEGVAEIAAAAIRRIRLIRRLQQAHTRTALALAQAIEAHGGEPGSRSGRLVGLATATAGALGCSVQDVEDVRWGARLYDIGMVAIPDDIARKPERLSDEEWAVVRQHPLIADEVLRSVDQLRRAAALVRHHQERWDGSGYPDGLRGEQIPIGARILAVLEAYAAMTAPRPYRPALPHSAVIAELGRTAGTQFDPAVVEAFCAVASGTKVGGLGRDPHDASRTVQSLPFDVALLAAFQGLPEGARQLVHRLNVEDVELEVEAHLAQVGRWAVELAAAAGVALERRRLLAQAAFVHDVGKLALSRSLLQKPGPLSAEERALVAQHVGKGVALLRALEVDDAVIDIVAAHHERWDGTGYPNGLAGEAIPLEARILAIADSFDAMTSERVYHAARTRDDAAAELRRQAGRQFEAALVELFLELPQNAR, encoded by the coding sequence ATGGCAAGCCGTGAGACAGGAACGTCCGGCCGCGGGTTGCCCGCGGCTCTGCAGTTTCTCAACAATCCCCTGCCGATGTGGGTGTACGACCTCCAAACGCTGCGGATCCTCGCGGTCAACACGGCGGCCGCGAACCTGTACGGGTATTCGCGCGACGAGATCGCGGGCAAGCGCGTCACGGATCTATGGGCAACGGGTCCCGCGATCAAGGCGGCGCCGGACGCGGGGTCCGAACCCGCGCAGCCCGTGTCGGTGACCCGGCGTCACCGCCGCAGGGACGGGACGCTGATCGACGTGCACGTCCTGGCCCAACCGATGGAATTTCGCGACCGCGCCGCCGTGCTCGTGGTCGCGCAGGACGTCACCGTGCTGAAGCAGGCGGCCGACGCGGCCGCCGAGGCGGCGGCAGAGCGCCTCGACACGGTCGGGACGTTTATCGCCCTGAGCAAGGACTTCCAGGCTGCGCGGACTGCGGAGGCGGCGTACGCCGCGCTGGCGGCGCACGCGATGATTCTGGCGAACGCGACCCACGCCTCGCTCGCGCTTCTTTCGGCGGACGGGCAGACGCTTTCGATCGCACACTCGACCGGCGCCCCGCTGTCCTGGCTGGATCCGGCCGTGCCCGATGTCAAGGGACGGCTGGGTCGGGTGATCCAGACCGGGCGGGCGTTCGCCGGCACCCTGCTCAGTACGGAGCCGCAGGCGTCTTCGGTCGACGACGGGGTGTATAAGGGCCTCCGCCCGCTGGCGATTGTGCCTCTCGGGTCGGGCGACCGCGCGATCGGCGCCCTCATCGTGGCGCGCGCCGGCGGGATGGACAGCACGCCGTTTGCCGCCCCCGAGGTGCACTTGCTGGAAGGCGTCGCGGAGATCGCGGCCGCGGCGATCCGGCGCATCCGGCTCATCCGGCGGCTGCAGCAGGCGCACACGCGGACCGCGCTGGCGCTCGCGCAGGCGATCGAGGCGCACGGGGGCGAGCCGGGTAGCCGTTCCGGCAGGCTGGTTGGCCTCGCGACGGCCACCGCCGGCGCGCTGGGATGCTCCGTCCAGGACGTGGAGGACGTGCGGTGGGGCGCGCGCCTCTACGACATCGGCATGGTGGCGATCCCGGACGACATCGCGCGGAAGCCGGAGCGGCTCTCCGACGAGGAGTGGGCCGTGGTCAGGCAGCATCCCCTCATCGCCGACGAAGTGCTCCGATCCGTCGATCAGCTGCGCCGGGCCGCCGCGCTGGTCCGCCATCATCAGGAACGCTGGGACGGATCGGGCTACCCGGACGGCCTGCGCGGCGAGCAGATCCCGATCGGGGCGCGGATTCTGGCGGTGCTGGAGGCCTACGCGGCCATGACGGCACCCCGGCCCTATCGCCCCGCGCTCCCGCACAGCGCCGTCATCGCCGAGCTCGGCCGGACCGCCGGCACGCAATTCGACCCCGCCGTCGTGGAGGCGTTTTGCGCCGTCGCGAGCGGGACGAAGGTGGGCGGCTTGGGCCGCGACCCGCACGACGCGTCGCGGACGGTGCAGAGCCTGCCCTTCGACGTCGCGCTACTGGCCGCGTTCCAAGGGTTGCCCGAGGGCGCGCGGCAGCTCGTGCACCGGCTCAACGTCGAGGACGTCGAGCTCGAAGTCGAAGCGCACCTGGCGCAGGTGGGCCGGTGGGCCGTGGAGCTGGCCGCGGCCGCGGGCGTGGCCCTCGAGCGGCGGCGCCTGCTGGCCCAGGCGGCCTTCGTCCACGACGTCGGCAAGCTCGCGCTCTCCCGAAGCCTCCTCCAGAAGCCCGGGCCGCTCTCGGCCGAGGAGCGGGCCCTCGTCGCGCAGCACGTCGGCAAGGGGGTGGCGCTGCTTCGCGCCCTCGAGGTCGACGACGCCGTGATCGACATCGTCGCCGCGCATCACGAACGCTGGGACGGCACCGGCTATCCAAACGGCCTCGCCGGGGAGGCGATCCCGCTCGAGGCGAGGATTCTCGCGATCGCCGACAGCTTCGACGCGATGACGAGCGAGCGCGTCTACCACGCCGCCCGCACGCGGGACGACGCGGCGGCCGAGCTCCGGCGGCAGGCCGGCCGGCAATTTGAGGCGGCGCTCGTCGAGCTGTTTCTCGAGCTGCCGCAGAACGCCCGCTAA
- a CDS encoding GntR family transcriptional regulator, translated as MARRPDAGRRPRKQGPAAHARGRGPLYRQLLGSINGRIRKGDWGAGGQLPSERDLSEQFGVSRSTVRQALEQLSHAGLLKKIQGRGTFVAAHGPITQPLGRVTAFREALAAQGMTPGLRVVSRTQEPCDVVLGRLLGVPPETALLQLVYLGLGDEEPLALYRSYVPAGKMAETVDKFCRAAASKIPPRMVSELYAERAGLPELRAEQTFEVRLATAEEAALLALARPAAVFSVTSLISALGGAPVEYRRAVYRGDRYKFNIERLAHIMA; from the coding sequence ATGGCGCGGCGTCCGGACGCCGGTAGGCGCCCGCGGAAGCAGGGCCCGGCGGCACACGCCCGGGGGCGGGGACCGCTCTACCGCCAGCTGCTCGGCTCCATCAACGGGCGGATCCGGAAAGGCGACTGGGGCGCGGGCGGGCAGCTGCCGTCGGAGCGCGATCTCTCGGAGCAGTTCGGGGTCAGCCGCTCGACGGTCCGGCAGGCGCTCGAGCAGCTGTCGCACGCGGGCCTGCTCAAGAAGATCCAGGGCCGCGGCACGTTCGTCGCGGCGCACGGCCCGATCACGCAGCCGCTGGGACGCGTCACGGCCTTTCGCGAAGCGCTGGCGGCGCAGGGCATGACGCCCGGCCTGCGCGTGGTCAGCCGGACGCAGGAGCCGTGCGACGTGGTGCTGGGCCGGCTGCTCGGCGTCCCGCCGGAAACGGCGCTGCTGCAGCTCGTCTATCTCGGGCTCGGCGACGAGGAGCCGCTGGCGCTTTACCGGAGCTATGTGCCGGCGGGCAAGATGGCGGAGACCGTGGACAAGTTTTGCCGCGCCGCGGCGTCCAAGATACCGCCCCGCATGGTCTCGGAATTGTACGCCGAGCGCGCCGGCCTGCCCGAGCTGCGGGCGGAGCAGACGTTTGAGGTGCGTCTCGCGACCGCCGAGGAGGCCGCGTTGCTCGCGCTCGCGCGGCCGGCGGCGGTGTTCAGCGTGACGTCCCTGATCTCCGCGCTCGGGGGCGCGCCGGTGGAATACCGCCGGGCCGTTTACCGCGGCGACCGGTACAAATTCAACATCGAACGCCTGGCCCACATCATGGCGTGA
- a CDS encoding acyclic terpene utilization AtuA family protein, translating into MSGKTLRFLAPNGHLGFAPLKPASFELGVAARPDFIVSDSGSDDIGPGPLGADTCTSPKEWQRHDLEHILLASRKIGVPMLIGSAGDTGSNSRVDMYVEMIREIAARHHLAPFRLGYFYSEVSKDLIRKRIAAGETVAGLNGRSDLTLAELDATDRIVAMAGIHPYNALLDRGADVIIGGRSSDLAICAGPAIRAGFPEALSYYLGKVLECASFCAEPYGAKESVIGEISMDDVKVTAMHPEQRCTIASVAGHAMYERSNPFYEYALGGELDMHTCKYEQFDAKTTRITGPVWNPAAEPRVKLEGAGKVGERYVGLAGIRDPYTIANIDRVIGWARHAVEEKFGTSGYELHYQVFGRNGVMGDLEPVKTPAHELGIVVYGVAPTKEMAEEVCMIGTRQLFYARLPEVKGTAGGVAFPLDEVLAASAAYRWTVNHTLRVNDPLELFPLHMTDVGARTPSVAGRTAPAGAGKAAR; encoded by the coding sequence ATGAGCGGCAAGACCCTGCGGTTTCTGGCTCCGAACGGGCATCTCGGGTTCGCCCCGCTGAAGCCCGCGAGCTTCGAGCTCGGCGTGGCGGCGCGCCCGGACTTCATCGTCTCGGACTCGGGCAGCGACGACATCGGCCCGGGGCCCCTCGGCGCCGACACCTGCACGAGCCCGAAGGAATGGCAGCGCCACGACCTCGAGCACATCTTGCTCGCATCCCGCAAAATCGGCGTGCCGATGCTGATCGGCTCGGCCGGGGACACCGGCTCGAACAGCCGGGTGGACATGTACGTCGAGATGATCCGGGAGATTGCCGCCCGCCATCACCTCGCCCCCTTCCGGCTGGGCTACTTCTACTCCGAAGTCTCGAAGGACCTGATCCGCAAGCGGATCGCGGCCGGCGAGACGGTCGCCGGGTTGAACGGCCGGTCCGATCTGACACTCGCGGAGCTCGACGCGACGGACCGGATCGTCGCGATGGCCGGTATTCACCCGTACAACGCGCTGCTCGACCGGGGCGCGGACGTCATCATCGGCGGCCGCTCGAGCGACCTCGCGATTTGCGCCGGACCGGCGATCCGCGCCGGCTTCCCGGAGGCGCTGTCCTACTATCTCGGCAAGGTGCTCGAGTGCGCGTCCTTCTGCGCCGAGCCGTACGGCGCGAAGGAGAGTGTGATCGGCGAGATCTCGATGGACGACGTGAAGGTGACCGCGATGCACCCCGAGCAGCGGTGCACGATCGCCTCGGTCGCCGGGCACGCGATGTACGAGCGGTCCAACCCGTTCTACGAGTACGCGCTCGGCGGCGAGCTGGACATGCACACCTGTAAGTACGAGCAGTTCGACGCGAAGACGACGCGGATCACCGGGCCGGTGTGGAACCCGGCGGCGGAGCCGCGGGTGAAGCTGGAGGGCGCCGGCAAAGTCGGCGAGCGCTACGTCGGCCTCGCGGGGATCCGCGATCCCTACACCATCGCGAACATCGACCGCGTCATCGGCTGGGCGCGCCACGCGGTCGAAGAGAAGTTCGGCACGAGCGGCTACGAGCTGCACTACCAAGTGTTCGGCCGGAACGGCGTGATGGGCGACCTCGAGCCCGTGAAGACGCCCGCCCACGAGCTCGGCATCGTCGTCTACGGCGTCGCGCCGACCAAGGAGATGGCCGAGGAAGTGTGCATGATCGGCACGCGCCAGCTCTTCTACGCGCGGCTGCCGGAGGTGAAGGGCACCGCCGGCGGCGTGGCGTTCCCGCTCGACGAGGTGCTTGCGGCCAGCGCCGCCTACCGATGGACGGTGAACCACACGCTGCGGGTGAACGATCCGCTCGAGCTGTTCCCGTTGCACATGACGGACGTCGGGGCACGCACCCCGTCTGTCGCGGGGCGCACGGCCCCCGCCGGCGCCGGGAAGGCGGCGCGATGA
- a CDS encoding DUF4387 domain-containing protein, whose protein sequence is MKLSTLAKVVRSKNAGVDKITFDIIFADRGTYERTLKSGAITKASVARLYGIPEARISDFVAFDPGCAIKFTVYRSRPSGSPGDPDIFGAQQYAPLLDLEIPLD, encoded by the coding sequence ATGAAGCTCTCCACCCTCGCCAAGGTCGTCCGCAGCAAGAACGCGGGCGTCGACAAGATCACCTTCGACATCATCTTCGCCGACCGCGGCACCTACGAGCGCACGCTCAAGAGCGGCGCGATCACGAAGGCGTCGGTGGCCCGCCTGTACGGCATTCCCGAGGCGCGCATCTCGGACTTCGTGGCGTTCGACCCCGGGTGCGCGATCAAGTTCACCGTGTACCGCAGCCGGCCGAGCGGCAGCCCCGGCGACCCGGACATCTTCGGTGCGCAGCAGTACGCGCCGCTGCTCGACCTCGAGATCCCGCTCGACTGA
- a CDS encoding C45 family peptidase — protein sequence MRTAPAAVFGPGAAPVELDGSAFDRGRGQAERCPGTEQIVRDAVDRRLAAVRDILARPAAANFLARQWEFTATHDPDALAEAEGIAAGYGLPVRDLFASLHAGMLPGFGASPAADGCSAWALRHPEFGALLGKNRDLAAPFRGTQRVFRHRDPAWHGRTILCVGSLGSPGVYSSGINSDGLALADTQIRAADQGVGSLRYFAMTRLLARCATVDEAVDELRRLRHAGGGSLVLAGADGRTAAVELGHHAVAVEGGGGRVARTNHFVSAELRGRDIEGGGCADSGGRLRRLRSWLDGLGEAPGVADAAAVMASHDDAGTAGLCRHGRDRGATTISGSVFACRGRRLYFSPDNPCSGAWIVYDGAANGGA from the coding sequence ATGCGTACGGCACCGGCAGCGGTCTTTGGCCCGGGGGCGGCGCCGGTCGAATTGGACGGATCCGCGTTCGACCGCGGCCGCGGCCAGGCGGAACGGTGTCCGGGCACCGAGCAGATCGTGCGGGACGCGGTGGACCGGCGGCTCGCCGCCGTACGGGACATCCTCGCGCGCCCGGCGGCGGCGAACTTTCTCGCGCGGCAGTGGGAGTTCACGGCGACGCATGATCCCGACGCGCTCGCGGAGGCGGAAGGCATCGCCGCGGGATACGGGCTGCCGGTCCGCGATCTTTTTGCGTCGCTGCACGCCGGCATGCTGCCCGGCTTCGGAGCCTCGCCCGCGGCGGACGGCTGCTCGGCATGGGCGCTCCGCCATCCCGAGTTCGGCGCGCTGCTCGGAAAGAACCGCGACCTCGCCGCCCCTTTCCGCGGCACGCAGCGGGTGTTCCGGCACCGGGACCCGGCGTGGCACGGCCGAACGATCCTCTGCGTCGGAAGCCTCGGGAGCCCCGGCGTGTACTCGAGCGGCATAAATTCCGACGGACTCGCGCTCGCCGATACGCAGATTCGTGCGGCGGACCAGGGCGTCGGATCCCTACGCTACTTCGCGATGACACGGCTCCTGGCGCGCTGCGCCACGGTCGACGAGGCCGTCGACGAACTGCGCCGCCTGCGGCACGCCGGCGGCGGGAGTCTCGTGCTGGCCGGCGCGGACGGCCGCACCGCCGCGGTCGAGCTCGGACATCACGCGGTCGCGGTCGAAGGGGGCGGCGGCCGGGTGGCCCGGACCAACCACTTCGTCTCGGCGGAACTGCGGGGCCGCGACATCGAGGGCGGCGGGTGCGCCGATTCGGGCGGACGCCTGCGGCGGCTCCGGTCGTGGCTCGATGGACTCGGCGAGGCGCCGGGGGTCGCGGACGCCGCCGCCGTCATGGCCTCCCACGACGACGCCGGCACCGCGGGGCTCTGCCGCCACGGCAGGGACCGGGGCGCGACTACGATCTCCGGCAGCGTCTTTGCGTGCCGCGGCCGGCGGCTCTATTTCTCGCCGGACAATCCGTGCTCCGGCGCCTGGATCGTATACGACGGCGCCGCAAATGGAGGTGCGTGA
- a CDS encoding ABC transporter substrate-binding protein, protein MGKRIYVILIAAVLGLSLLGGTRGDAAKALSFVLDTTANRTTEAQAIAAQLSRAGITAQVRAWQLSVLIPQVQAGQRAAYTTDWGSAYFDPYDLAVPKFVTKARGNFSFYSNPAVDHDMAVASSTPNEAQRQAAYNDAQRKIYADAPWAFGYVLQNIEAQSSAVTGWTPAADNSETMYPASVRGGDAIIVGMRNDTIAPLDPGISPNDREAVLRNIYDGLVGHSPDGKVVPQLATAWRKVGPAVYDFTLRPGVKFQNGDPVTADDVVFTFQRVLTPGAITGVSSTRKDLLGPILRVQKLDESHVRFVYSASFPEALVLQSLVHFQIVPQKYVQQMGEAGFIAKPVGAGPFRFVRGALNSEIVLERYDGYWAGPAKLRQVIFRMMPEPSSRIAALLSGEVQVIQEVPPDLVDRLKASPNVQVKTAEGTRSYEIEFNTKAEPFTDPRVRQAVNYAINWDPILRDIYHGYGKRLSTAFLPSGFGYDASLKPYPYDPAKARELLRQAGY, encoded by the coding sequence ATGGGGAAACGGATCTACGTCATCTTGATCGCCGCGGTCCTCGGCCTCTCGCTGCTCGGCGGAACGCGCGGCGACGCGGCGAAGGCGCTGTCGTTCGTCCTCGACACGACGGCGAACCGCACGACGGAGGCGCAGGCGATCGCCGCGCAGCTGAGCCGCGCCGGCATCACCGCGCAGGTTCGAGCCTGGCAGCTGTCCGTGCTGATCCCGCAGGTCCAGGCCGGACAACGCGCAGCGTACACGACGGACTGGGGCAGCGCCTACTTCGACCCGTACGATCTCGCGGTGCCGAAATTCGTGACCAAGGCGCGCGGCAACTTCTCCTTCTACTCGAACCCCGCGGTGGACCACGACATGGCCGTCGCGTCCAGCACCCCGAACGAGGCGCAGCGCCAGGCGGCCTACAACGACGCGCAGCGGAAGATCTACGCCGACGCGCCGTGGGCGTTCGGCTACGTGCTGCAGAATATCGAGGCGCAGTCGTCCGCGGTCACGGGGTGGACGCCGGCGGCCGACAACAGCGAGACGATGTACCCGGCGAGCGTGCGCGGCGGCGACGCGATCATCGTGGGCATGCGTAACGACACGATCGCGCCGCTCGATCCCGGCATCTCGCCGAACGACCGTGAAGCGGTCCTGCGCAACATCTACGACGGCCTCGTGGGACACTCCCCAGACGGCAAAGTCGTCCCGCAGCTCGCCACGGCGTGGCGCAAGGTCGGGCCGGCCGTCTACGACTTCACGCTGCGTCCCGGGGTGAAATTCCAAAACGGCGACCCGGTCACGGCCGACGACGTCGTCTTCACGTTCCAGCGCGTGCTCACGCCCGGCGCCATCACCGGCGTCTCGAGCACCCGCAAGGATCTGCTCGGCCCGATCCTGCGCGTGCAGAAGCTGGACGAGTCGCACGTCCGGTTCGTCTACAGCGCCTCGTTCCCGGAGGCGCTCGTGCTGCAGTCGCTCGTGCACTTCCAGATCGTCCCGCAGAAGTACGTGCAGCAGATGGGCGAGGCGGGGTTCATCGCAAAGCCGGTCGGCGCCGGCCCGTTCCGATTCGTGCGGGGCGCCCTCAACTCCGAGATCGTGCTCGAGCGCTACGACGGCTACTGGGCCGGACCGGCCAAGCTGCGGCAGGTCATCTTCCGCATGATGCCGGAGCCGTCCAGCCGGATCGCGGCGCTCCTCTCCGGCGAAGTACAGGTCATCCAGGAAGTCCCGCCCGACCTGGTGGACCGTCTGAAGGCAAGCCCGAACGTCCAGGTGAAAACCGCGGAAGGCACCCGGTCCTACGAGATCGAGTTCAACACCAAGGCGGAGCCGTTCACCGACCCGCGCGTGCGGCAGGCGGTGAACTACGCGATCAACTGGGACCCGATCCTCCGCGACATCTACCACGGGTACGGGAAGCGCCTCAGCACGGCGTTTCTGCCGAGCGGCTTCGGGTACGACGCATCGCTCAAACCCTATCCGTACGACCCGGCCAAGGCGCGGGAACTCCTGAGACAGGCGGGGTACTAA